One Microbacterium sp. zg-B96 genomic region harbors:
- a CDS encoding response regulator transcription factor, translating into MIASSTVPALRRPDGTAVRVLVVDDEQMLTDLLSMALRMEGWEVRTAGSGFEALQTAREFEPDAIVLDIMMPDLDGMAVLQRLRHSGSDVPVLFLTAKDAVGDRVAGLTAGGDDYVTKPFSLEEVVARLRGLMRRAGTAAITGNEPILRVGDLTLNEDSHEVERGGDQIELTATEFELLRYLMRNQRRVVSKAQILDRVWNYDFGGRSSVVELYISYLRKKIDQGREPLIHTVRGVGYMIKAPQ; encoded by the coding sequence ATGATCGCGAGCTCAACCGTTCCCGCACTACGCCGCCCCGACGGCACCGCCGTCCGGGTACTCGTCGTCGACGACGAGCAGATGCTCACCGACCTGCTGTCGATGGCGCTGCGCATGGAGGGCTGGGAGGTGCGCACCGCCGGCTCCGGGTTCGAGGCGCTGCAGACCGCGCGCGAGTTCGAGCCCGACGCGATCGTGCTGGACATCATGATGCCCGACCTCGACGGCATGGCGGTGCTGCAGCGGCTGCGCCACTCCGGCAGCGATGTGCCGGTGCTGTTCCTGACCGCCAAGGATGCCGTGGGCGACCGGGTCGCCGGTCTCACCGCCGGCGGCGACGATTACGTCACGAAGCCCTTCAGTCTGGAGGAGGTCGTCGCGCGACTGCGCGGGCTGATGCGCCGGGCGGGGACCGCCGCGATCACCGGCAACGAGCCCATCCTGCGGGTGGGAGATCTCACCCTCAACGAGGACTCGCACGAGGTCGAGCGCGGCGGCGACCAGATCGAGCTGACGGCGACCGAGTTCGAACTCCTCCGCTACCTGATGCGCAACCAGCGCCGCGTGGTGTCGAAGGCGCAGATCCTCGACCGGGTCTGGAACTACGACTTCGGCGGCCGCTCCAGCGTCGTCGAACTGTACATCTCGTACCTGCGCAAGAAGATCGACCAGGGCCGTGAGCCCCTCATCCACACCGTGCGCGGCGTCGGCTACATGATCAAAGCGCCGCAGTGA
- a CDS encoding flavodoxin reductase, which yields MGSLTALWSRVFAVLGRMSMYRLVLIALAALAVIAFVMSLFGVVVPSPLELVATLVVLAAACSLVDAGAQRLLKLPWRVESSLITAHILLFVLRPSVEVLPLLGIAAAGAVASLSKYLLAWRGRHIFNPAAVGATVVTIAGIGDSAWWVGSPYLALPVLLIGTIVLLRTEKVRIIAVFWLIAVAVAVVRTVVQYQQAGLDVAGLDIVWQIVTASPFLFLGAFMLSEPLTMPPRRWQQLTVAAIVGVLAGWPIDVGIISLGQERALLIGNLVAFLFAWRAAVSLTLTGRAELTPTVRQLSFRTKRRLSFVPGQFLELEVPHHHPDARGTRREFSIVSSPAELPELRIAFREGGGPQSSYKKALAAVTAGDPLAVTGVWGDFVLPRRADSPVLMVAAGIGVTPFVSQLTQMRLKGERRDIVLIYVASDAGELAFRDELAASGVPVIVFTRDRPADLPTHWQWAQGVRLDAEGLVRVVPDIGTRHAYISGPARLIADLAPALEKARSITTDAFSGY from the coding sequence ATGGGCTCGCTCACCGCCCTGTGGAGCCGTGTCTTCGCCGTTCTCGGCCGCATGTCGATGTACCGGTTGGTGCTGATCGCCCTCGCCGCCCTCGCCGTCATCGCGTTCGTGATGTCGCTGTTCGGCGTGGTCGTGCCGTCCCCGCTCGAGCTGGTGGCGACGCTCGTGGTGCTGGCCGCTGCGTGCAGCCTGGTCGACGCGGGTGCCCAGCGGCTGCTGAAGCTGCCGTGGCGCGTGGAATCCTCGCTCATCACCGCCCACATCCTGCTGTTCGTGCTGCGCCCCTCGGTGGAGGTGCTGCCACTGCTGGGCATCGCCGCGGCCGGTGCGGTGGCGTCGCTGTCGAAGTACCTCCTCGCCTGGCGCGGCCGGCACATCTTCAACCCCGCCGCCGTCGGCGCCACGGTCGTCACGATCGCGGGGATCGGCGACTCGGCGTGGTGGGTCGGCTCCCCGTACCTCGCGCTGCCGGTCCTGCTGATCGGGACGATCGTGCTGCTGCGCACCGAGAAGGTACGCATCATCGCGGTGTTCTGGCTCATCGCCGTCGCCGTCGCGGTCGTGCGCACGGTCGTGCAGTACCAGCAGGCGGGGCTGGACGTGGCGGGCCTGGACATCGTGTGGCAGATCGTCACGGCATCCCCGTTCCTGTTCCTCGGTGCCTTCATGCTCTCCGAGCCGCTGACGATGCCGCCGCGGCGCTGGCAACAGCTCACCGTGGCCGCCATCGTCGGCGTGCTGGCGGGCTGGCCGATCGACGTCGGCATCATCAGCCTCGGCCAGGAGCGGGCGCTGCTGATCGGAAACCTCGTGGCGTTCCTGTTCGCGTGGCGCGCGGCGGTGAGTCTCACCCTCACCGGCCGGGCCGAGCTTACCCCCACCGTGCGGCAGCTGAGCTTCCGCACGAAACGCCGACTGTCGTTCGTGCCGGGGCAGTTCCTGGAACTGGAGGTGCCGCACCACCACCCCGACGCGCGGGGCACGCGGCGCGAGTTCAGCATCGTCTCGTCGCCCGCGGAGCTGCCCGAGCTGCGCATCGCGTTCCGTGAGGGTGGCGGGCCGCAGTCCAGCTACAAGAAGGCTCTGGCCGCCGTCACAGCGGGCGACCCGCTGGCCGTCACCGGCGTCTGGGGCGATTTCGTGCTGCCGCGCCGGGCGGACAGTCCCGTGCTCATGGTGGCCGCCGGCATCGGCGTGACCCCGTTCGTGTCGCAACTGACGCAGATGCGCCTGAAGGGCGAGCGACGCGACATCGTGCTCATCTACGTCGCGTCGGATGCCGGCGAGCTGGCGTTCCGCGACGAGCTCGCGGCATCCGGTGTCCCCGTCATCGTGTTCACCCGCGACCGGCCCGCCGACCTGCCGACGCACTGGCAGTGGGCGCAGGGCGTGCGGCTCGACGCAGAGGGCCTCGTGCGGGTCGTGCCCGACATCGGGACGCGTCACGCGTACATCTCGGGGCCCGCCCGACTGATCGCGGACCTGGCCCCCGCGCTGGAGAAGGCCCGTTCCATCACGACCGACGCGTTCTCGGGGTACTGA
- a CDS encoding ATP-binding protein, whose amino-acid sequence MSRTDAGPAPRRWTLQTRLITAVVSMVALILVSIGLASGTILGSILQTNLQAQLSQAADRVDNHLTPSSTASEVLSVGRQEPGTLLVLRTVSGLSGAYVAEDESVVDLDDEEIAHIQAAIEHQPGGTVTLPDLGEYQLLVKSYREGFFALVGLPTSELAATIGQILTTVALLTTGGLLLLAAAIAIIIRNSLRPLRAVADTATRVASLPLAQGDVSIAERVPEAEADPRSEIGRVGAALNTLLDHVGESLAARQRNEERMRAFVADASHELRTPLASIRGYSELSLRALHRDPTAPETAANTEQALERIQAQSLRMTSLVEDLLLLARLDEGQELVFGSVDLSQLAIEAVGDARAAGPDHTWQLDIGEDPVVVAGDARRLHQVAANLLSNARVHTPAGTTVTTTVALDGDSAVLRVHDDGPGVDPAIADELFERFARGDRSRARYTGGTGLGLSIARAIVQAHRGELSVDSRPGDTTFEVRLPVSPADAAPREPADGTEAAAEV is encoded by the coding sequence GTGAGCCGGACCGATGCGGGCCCCGCCCCGCGGCGCTGGACCCTGCAGACGCGGCTCATCACCGCCGTGGTGTCGATGGTCGCGCTGATCCTGGTGAGCATCGGCCTTGCCAGCGGCACGATCCTGGGGTCGATCCTGCAGACGAACCTGCAGGCGCAGCTCAGCCAGGCCGCGGACCGCGTGGACAACCACCTCACGCCCAGCAGCACGGCGAGCGAGGTGCTGTCGGTGGGCCGGCAGGAACCGGGGACGCTGCTGGTGCTGCGCACCGTATCGGGGCTGTCCGGTGCCTACGTCGCCGAGGACGAGTCGGTCGTCGACCTCGACGACGAGGAGATCGCACACATCCAGGCCGCGATCGAGCATCAGCCCGGCGGCACCGTGACCCTGCCGGACCTCGGTGAGTACCAGTTGCTCGTGAAGAGCTACCGCGAGGGGTTCTTCGCCCTCGTCGGGTTGCCGACCAGCGAACTGGCCGCGACCATCGGCCAGATCCTCACGACCGTAGCCCTGTTGACCACCGGCGGACTGCTCCTGCTGGCCGCGGCGATCGCCATCATCATCCGCAATTCGCTGCGGCCGCTGCGCGCCGTCGCCGACACCGCCACGCGCGTGGCATCCCTCCCGCTCGCGCAGGGCGACGTGTCGATCGCCGAGCGGGTCCCCGAGGCGGAGGCCGACCCGCGCAGCGAGATCGGCCGCGTCGGCGCGGCGCTGAACACCCTGCTGGACCACGTCGGCGAGTCACTCGCGGCACGGCAGCGCAACGAGGAGCGCATGCGGGCGTTCGTCGCCGACGCGAGCCACGAGCTGCGTACGCCGCTGGCATCCATCCGGGGATATTCGGAGCTGTCGCTGCGGGCCCTCCACCGCGACCCCACCGCACCGGAGACGGCGGCCAACACCGAACAGGCCCTCGAGCGCATTCAGGCCCAGTCGCTGCGGATGACCTCCCTCGTGGAGGACCTGCTGCTGCTGGCCCGGCTCGACGAGGGGCAGGAATTGGTGTTCGGCTCCGTCGACCTGTCGCAGTTGGCGATCGAGGCCGTCGGCGATGCCCGGGCGGCCGGTCCCGATCACACCTGGCAGCTGGACATCGGGGAAGACCCCGTCGTCGTCGCCGGTGACGCCAGGCGGCTGCACCAGGTCGCGGCGAACCTGTTGAGCAACGCTCGCGTGCACACCCCGGCCGGCACGACGGTGACCACGACCGTCGCCCTCGACGGTGACAGCGCGGTGCTGCGGGTGCACGACGATGGACCGGGCGTGGATCCGGCCATCGCCGATGAGCTGTTCGAGCGCTTCGCGCGCGGCGACCGCTCCCGCGCCCGCTATACCGGCGGCACCGGGCTCGGTCTGTCGATCGCGCGCGCGATCGTGCAGGCACATCGCGGCGAGCTGAGCGTCGACAGCCGGCCCGGCGACACGACGTTCGAGGTGCGGCTGCCGGTCAGCCCCGCGGATGCCGCGCCTCGCGAGCCCGCCGACGGCACCGAGGCGGCGGCGGAGGTCTGA